In the genome of Oxalobacter aliiformigenes, one region contains:
- a CDS encoding NRDE family protein — translation MCLIVFAWQIKPGVPLIAASNRDEFYARPAVPAHQWKDHPQIYAGRDLEGGGTWLGVAHEAGKKGSRFAALTNVRAPHLMKENAPTRGLLVSDYLASNLTPEEYIREIRRESFHYNGFNLLVGDGDTLVWFSNFGMMNPQNGRPLKPGIYGLSNALLNDPWPKVVRTRAQFACLLGINAPEEAYFEMLSDTTKAPDRLLPHTGVSYEWEKLLSSVCIESPDYGTRASTLVEMYNDEPPVLHERVIR, via the coding sequence ATGTGTCTGATCGTATTTGCATGGCAAATCAAACCCGGTGTACCCCTGATTGCCGCATCCAACCGGGATGAATTTTATGCAAGACCTGCCGTGCCGGCCCACCAGTGGAAAGATCATCCGCAGATTTATGCCGGGCGCGATCTGGAAGGTGGCGGAACGTGGCTGGGGGTGGCGCATGAAGCGGGCAAAAAAGGCAGCCGGTTCGCCGCCCTGACCAATGTGCGGGCTCCGCATCTGATGAAGGAAAACGCGCCGACACGCGGCCTTCTGGTCAGTGATTATCTGGCGTCGAATCTGACGCCGGAAGAGTATATCCGCGAGATCCGGCGGGAATCGTTCCATTACAACGGATTCAATCTGCTGGTCGGCGATGGCGATACACTGGTGTGGTTTTCCAATTTCGGCATGATGAATCCGCAAAACGGCCGCCCGTTGAAACCCGGTATTTATGGACTGTCGAATGCCCTTCTGAACGACCCATGGCCGAAAGTCGTCCGGACCCGCGCCCAGTTCGCCTGCCTGCTCGGGATCAATGCGCCGGAAGAAGCCTATTTCGAAATGCTCTCGGATACGACGAAAGCGCCGGACAGGTTGCTGCCGCATACCGGGGTATCCTATGAGTGGGAAAAACTGCTCTCTTCTGTCTGCATCGAATCGCCTGATTACGGAACCCGCGCCTCGACGCTGGTTGAAATGTATAATGATGAGCCGCCTGTCCTCCATGAGCGCGTCATCCGTTAA
- a CDS encoding efflux transporter outer membrane subunit: MKAAWIGVVGVTVAVLGGCMMGPDYRRPDLPVPETYRFLPEDASLQALDSRWWEDFGDPVLNGMVEEAIANNRDLRAALANSEKAAAAIMLARSDLFPQISINAKTGRERLSERDAEPVIGVSNPQNGRQASIGASWEIDLWGRIRRLTESAEADARSVEQARRAALLSVVANVVTRYIDLLALDEQLAIARNTSDNYAESLRIIELQFKYGVTSQMTVAQAASQYETAQSQIPQIRHSITQTENALNILMGRNPGPVMRGSSLNQLKSPVVPADLPSRLLLRRPDILAAEQDLVSANAMIGATRALYFPTISLTGAFGSSSESLKNLWKGDAKTWSFAGVFTMPVFQGGSIYAQVRQAEAGQRAALAKYEAAVQSAFADVDNALSLWERVNEQLEKEIRLVSQLSDYSRLAKLQYDEGYSAYSVVLQADQSLFPRQLTLAQLKASSLTSVVGLYKSLGGGWIDLADRKTPQIPEKESRKNARKM, encoded by the coding sequence ATGAAGGCCGCATGGATTGGAGTGGTTGGTGTGACCGTTGCCGTGTTGGGTGGTTGCATGATGGGGCCTGATTATCGCCGTCCCGATTTGCCGGTACCGGAGACGTACCGTTTTCTTCCGGAAGACGCTTCCTTGCAGGCGCTTGACTCCCGCTGGTGGGAAGATTTCGGCGATCCGGTATTAAACGGTATGGTGGAAGAAGCGATTGCCAATAACCGGGATCTCAGGGCGGCGCTGGCGAATTCGGAAAAGGCCGCCGCCGCCATTATGCTGGCCCGTTCCGATCTGTTTCCGCAGATCAGTATAAATGCCAAAACGGGACGTGAGCGGTTGTCTGAACGGGATGCGGAACCGGTGATCGGGGTATCCAACCCGCAAAATGGCCGTCAGGCCAGTATTGGCGCGAGCTGGGAAATCGATCTCTGGGGCAGGATCCGTCGTCTGACGGAATCGGCCGAGGCCGATGCCCGGTCGGTTGAGCAGGCCCGTCGTGCCGCCCTGCTTTCTGTCGTCGCGAATGTCGTGACCCGGTATATCGATTTGCTGGCGCTGGACGAACAGCTGGCTATCGCACGGAATACCTCGGACAATTATGCCGAATCGCTCAGGATTATCGAATTGCAGTTCAAATACGGTGTCACGTCGCAGATGACGGTGGCACAGGCCGCTTCGCAATACGAAACGGCGCAAAGCCAAATTCCACAGATCCGTCATAGTATCACCCAGACGGAAAATGCCCTGAATATCCTGATGGGCAGAAATCCCGGACCTGTCATGCGCGGTTCTTCACTGAACCAGCTGAAATCGCCCGTCGTTCCGGCCGATCTGCCTTCCCGTCTTCTCCTGAGACGTCCGGATATTCTTGCGGCCGAACAGGATCTGGTTTCGGCCAATGCCATGATCGGGGCGACACGTGCCCTGTATTTCCCCACCATTTCCCTGACGGGAGCATTCGGATCATCCAGTGAATCGCTGAAAAATCTGTGGAAAGGCGATGCCAAAACCTGGAGTTTTGCCGGAGTATTCACCATGCCTGTTTTTCAGGGAGGGTCGATTTACGCTCAGGTCAGGCAGGCGGAGGCAGGCCAGCGTGCCGCCCTGGCGAAGTATGAGGCGGCAGTGCAGTCGGCATTTGCCGATGTGGACAATGCCCTGTCCCTGTGGGAACGCGTGAATGAACAACTGGAAAAGGAAATCCGGCTGGTTTCGCAATTAAGCGATTATTCACGTCTGGCGAAACTGCAATATGACGAGGGATATTCCGCCTATTCCGTGGTCTTGCAGGCGGATCAGTCGCTTTTTCCCCGCCAGCTGACGCTGGCGCAACTGAAAGCGTCTTCATTGACATCGGTTGTGGGCCTGTACAAATCGCTGGGAGGTGGATGGATCGATTTGGCGGACCGGAAAACGCCACAGATACCGGAAAAGGAAAGCCGGAAAAACGCTCGGAAAATGTAA
- a CDS encoding efflux RND transporter permease subunit codes for MFSRFFIERPIFAIVVSLIICIAGGLALTQLPVEQYPNMSPVQITVTAQYPGADAKTVADSVAAPLESQINGIDNMLYMTSSSSSSGQLELTVYFDIDTDPDIAQVQVQNRVNQATPQLPSEVTQNGVDVAKQSSSMLMMIGIYGDPSRYSEDYVANYANVYVLDAIKRVPGAGQASVMGSADQAMRIWLNPDRMASYGITTTDVAQAVSSQNKLFSAGQIGGEPAPAGTQQTYPAITQSPYQDASDYDNMIIRANNDGSAIVRLKDIGRAAMGKQSYLVDTQMNGQFSTFIQIVQQPGANALDVSRAVRAELEKLQAGFPEGIRYVIGVDTTDFVRISIEEVIKTLVIAIVIVIGVIYVFLQKYRATLIASSAIFVALLGTFAGMYVLGFTINMLTLFGLVLAIGLVVDDAIVVVENVERNISQGNMERKQATIKAMNELVSPIVATVLVLVCVFVPAAFVPGTTGQLYKQFAITIAVSVTLSGFVALTLTPALCGSWLKQIPSPQKGPFAWFNKKFAALTEHYGRWSAAIIRHFLISIACLGIMVAAIFILFERLPTSFVPQEDQGYLITAVILPDSSSLERTKNVMDKVSGIVEKIPGVQTRAGISGFSLLDNGFKNSSGTYFMALKPFDERYKNIRTAEEQNAGTIMLELYRQTRAIQEAEVLPILPPPIPGLGSTGGFEFWLQSTGTDSPEQLQDVLDSILAKAKKRPELTSLNSTYRAQSQQLKITVDRDKARLLGLDMDDISGTLETQFGSSIVSQFNQFSRVWYVIMQSAPEFRTTPDDVTRLYTRNASGQMVPLSSVVTTSYTTGPDLVPHFNGFPAAEITGNAATGYSSGEAMKVMEEIAAETMPKNYSYGWSGVAYEEQKSGTSSMIVFVFGVVLVFLILAAQYESWSLPAVVLTAIPFGIIGSLLATWARGLDNDVYFQIGLLVMVGLAAKNAILIVEFAVELSGKPGTTLAQAAVEAGKIRLRPIVMTSLAFIGGVIPLAIAMGAGANSRHSIGTGIIGGMIGVSTLALLFVPMFYDLFVSWERKIRGQSGGERTDAVSRQAALPKELPLTDDYRPADGKTKGGEQ; via the coding sequence ATGTTTTCCAGATTTTTTATCGAACGCCCCATTTTCGCCATTGTCGTCTCGCTGATCATTTGTATTGCGGGTGGTTTGGCTCTGACGCAATTGCCGGTGGAACAGTACCCGAATATGAGTCCGGTCCAGATCACGGTGACGGCACAGTATCCCGGAGCGGATGCCAAAACGGTCGCCGATTCGGTCGCTGCCCCTCTGGAAAGCCAGATCAACGGGATCGACAACATGCTGTATATGACGTCGTCTTCCTCATCGTCCGGACAGCTTGAACTGACGGTCTATTTCGATATCGATACCGATCCGGATATCGCGCAGGTACAGGTACAGAACCGCGTCAATCAGGCGACGCCGCAACTGCCGAGCGAAGTCACGCAAAACGGCGTCGATGTGGCGAAACAGTCTTCTTCCATGTTGATGATGATCGGGATTTATGGCGATCCGTCCCGGTACAGCGAGGATTATGTCGCCAATTACGCCAACGTCTATGTTCTGGATGCCATCAAGCGGGTTCCGGGAGCCGGCCAGGCATCGGTCATGGGGTCTGCGGATCAGGCGATGCGTATCTGGCTCAATCCCGACCGGATGGCGTCTTACGGTATCACGACAACGGATGTGGCACAGGCCGTTTCGTCCCAGAACAAGCTGTTTTCGGCGGGACAGATCGGAGGAGAACCGGCACCGGCCGGAACCCAGCAGACGTATCCGGCCATTACCCAGTCGCCCTATCAGGATGCATCCGATTACGACAATATGATAATCCGCGCCAATAACGACGGCAGTGCCATTGTGCGCCTGAAAGATATCGGCCGTGCGGCGATGGGCAAGCAGTCGTATCTGGTCGATACACAGATGAACGGCCAGTTTTCCACGTTTATCCAGATTGTCCAGCAGCCGGGGGCCAATGCACTGGACGTTTCCAGGGCCGTCCGTGCCGAACTGGAAAAGCTTCAGGCCGGTTTCCCGGAGGGAATACGTTACGTGATCGGCGTCGATACCACCGATTTCGTGCGCATCTCGATCGAAGAAGTCATCAAGACACTGGTGATCGCCATTGTTATCGTAATCGGTGTGATTTATGTCTTTCTTCAGAAATACCGCGCGACCCTGATCGCTTCTTCCGCGATTTTCGTCGCTTTGCTCGGTACGTTTGCCGGGATGTATGTGCTGGGCTTCACGATCAATATGCTGACGCTCTTCGGGCTGGTGCTGGCGATCGGTCTGGTGGTGGATGACGCCATTGTGGTGGTGGAGAACGTCGAGCGGAATATTTCGCAGGGCAATATGGAACGGAAGCAGGCGACGATCAAGGCGATGAACGAACTGGTCAGCCCGATTGTCGCTACGGTACTGGTACTGGTCTGTGTGTTCGTGCCGGCGGCTTTCGTGCCGGGCACGACGGGCCAGCTCTACAAGCAGTTTGCCATTACCATTGCCGTTTCGGTGACTCTTTCCGGTTTCGTGGCCCTGACATTGACACCGGCGCTGTGCGGCAGCTGGCTGAAACAGATCCCTTCTCCGCAAAAAGGTCCTTTTGCCTGGTTCAACAAAAAATTCGCTGCCTTAACCGAACATTACGGGCGGTGGTCTGCCGCCATTATCCGGCATTTCCTGATTTCGATCGCCTGTCTGGGAATCATGGTGGCGGCGATTTTCATTCTGTTCGAACGTTTGCCGACCAGTTTCGTACCGCAGGAAGATCAGGGGTATCTGATCACGGCGGTGATATTGCCTGATTCGTCCAGTCTTGAACGGACGAAAAACGTGATGGACAAGGTATCCGGTATTGTCGAGAAAATACCGGGTGTCCAGACACGGGCCGGGATTTCGGGGTTTTCTCTGCTGGATAACGGTTTCAAGAATTCGTCGGGTACCTATTTCATGGCGTTAAAACCGTTCGATGAACGCTACAAAAACATCAGGACCGCCGAGGAACAGAATGCCGGTACGATCATGCTGGAACTTTACAGGCAGACCCGTGCGATTCAGGAAGCGGAAGTCCTGCCGATTCTGCCGCCGCCCATTCCCGGACTGGGCAGTACGGGCGGGTTCGAATTCTGGTTGCAAAGTACCGGTACGGATTCCCCCGAACAGTTGCAGGATGTGCTGGACAGTATTCTGGCGAAAGCGAAAAAACGTCCCGAGTTGACCAGTCTGAATTCCACTTATCGGGCACAGTCGCAACAACTCAAAATCACTGTCGACCGCGACAAGGCACGGCTGCTCGGACTGGATATGGATGACATTTCGGGGACGCTGGAGACACAGTTCGGTTCCTCGATTGTCAGCCAGTTCAACCAGTTTTCCCGTGTCTGGTATGTGATCATGCAGTCGGCACCGGAATTCAGGACGACACCGGATGACGTCACGCGGCTGTATACCCGCAATGCCAGTGGGCAGATGGTTCCGCTTTCTTCTGTCGTGACGACGTCGTACACGACAGGTCCTGATCTGGTTCCCCATTTCAACGGTTTCCCGGCAGCCGAAATTACCGGTAATGCGGCAACCGGTTATTCGTCCGGGGAAGCCATGAAAGTGATGGAAGAAATCGCGGCGGAGACGATGCCGAAGAATTATTCCTATGGCTGGTCGGGGGTGGCCTATGAAGAACAGAAATCGGGAACGTCCTCGATGATCGTCTTCGTATTCGGTGTGGTACTGGTTTTCCTGATTCTGGCGGCCCAGTATGAAAGCTGGTCGCTGCCTGCTGTTGTACTGACGGCCATTCCGTTCGGCATTATCGGTTCGCTTCTGGCGACCTGGGCCAGAGGGCTGGATAACGACGTGTATTTCCAGATCGGTCTGCTTGTGATGGTGGGACTGGCGGCCAAAAATGCGATTCTGATCGTCGAATTCGCGGTCGAACTGTCCGGAAAACCTGGAACGACACTGGCACAGGCGGCCGTTGAAGCAGGCAAGATCCGTTTGCGTCCGATTGTCATGACATCACTGGCTTTCATCGGTGGGGTCATTCCGCTGGCGATTGCCATGGGTGCCGGTGCCAATTCCCGGCATTCGATCGGTACCGGCATTATCGGTGGCATGATCGGTGTCTCCACTCTGGCGCTTCTGTTCGTTCCGATGTTTTATGATCTGTTTGTCAGTTGGGAACGGAAAATTCGTGGCCAATCCGGTGGAGAGCGGACGGATGCGGTATCGCGACAGGCCGCTTTACCGAAAGAACTTCCTTTGACGGACGATTACCGTCCGGCAGACGGCAAAACGAAGGGAGGCGAGCAATGA
- a CDS encoding efflux RND transporter periplasmic adaptor subunit — protein MKNRGVMTGVLVAGIAALLLVAACGKKQEMPGTGKPKVTTVTVKARNLPVTMEYVAQTASSRMVNINARVNGFLQRRLYQEGGMVKNGQTLFQIDPRPFQVQLDEASAALASSKAAHATAKSNLDRIRPLVELNALSKKDLDNARGQFLTTQAAVHQAKAQLDAARLNLSYTTIKSPVNGLAGSATVAEGTYVDATNSRLTTVYQLSPMWVNFSMSENQLLDMQKQIQAGQLRVPADDHYVIEVVLPDGSVFPNKGKLVFSAPDYDPTTGTNMLRASVDNPSGMLRPNQFVRVRMSGAQRPDAISIPQKAVQQGSKGHFVWVVKDGKARYRPVTVGEQSGANWTILQGLQDGEEVVIDGVQTLSAGADVEVTDSLRQDDGVSGSSAAPSGNDTGGAVSGEHNPDSPDAATVAASRGNAENGSDRKQ, from the coding sequence GTGAAAAATCGTGGTGTAATGACCGGTGTTCTTGTCGCCGGAATAGCTGCCCTGCTGCTTGTCGCGGCTTGCGGAAAAAAACAGGAAATGCCCGGGACGGGAAAACCGAAAGTCACCACGGTGACAGTCAAGGCGAGAAATCTGCCGGTCACAATGGAGTATGTCGCCCAGACGGCCAGTTCACGCATGGTCAATATCAATGCCAGAGTGAACGGCTTTTTGCAAAGGCGGCTGTATCAGGAAGGCGGTATGGTCAAAAACGGCCAGACGCTTTTCCAGATCGATCCGCGCCCTTTCCAGGTCCAGCTTGACGAAGCCAGTGCCGCGCTCGCTTCCAGCAAGGCGGCACATGCCACGGCCAAATCCAATCTCGACCGCATCAGGCCGCTTGTCGAGCTGAATGCACTCTCGAAAAAGGATCTGGACAATGCCAGAGGGCAGTTTCTGACGACGCAGGCCGCCGTTCATCAGGCAAAGGCGCAACTGGATGCGGCCAGACTGAATCTGTCCTATACCACTATCAAGTCACCGGTCAACGGTCTGGCCGGTTCGGCCACTGTCGCCGAAGGCACTTATGTGGATGCAACGAACAGCCGTTTGACGACGGTTTACCAGCTCTCGCCGATGTGGGTGAATTTCAGCATGTCGGAAAACCAGTTGCTGGATATGCAAAAACAGATTCAGGCCGGTCAGCTCAGGGTCCCGGCAGACGATCATTATGTGATCGAGGTGGTGTTGCCTGACGGATCGGTTTTTCCGAACAAGGGGAAACTCGTTTTTTCCGCTCCCGATTATGATCCGACAACGGGAACCAATATGTTGCGGGCCAGTGTGGACAATCCGTCCGGCATGTTGCGGCCGAACCAGTTTGTCCGGGTGCGGATGAGCGGTGCACAAAGGCCCGATGCCATTTCCATTCCCCAGAAGGCGGTCCAGCAGGGATCGAAAGGCCATTTTGTCTGGGTCGTCAAGGATGGCAAGGCCCGGTATCGTCCGGTAACGGTCGGGGAGCAGTCGGGGGCGAACTGGACGATTCTCCAGGGATTGCAGGATGGCGAAGAGGTCGTGATCGACGGGGTGCAGACCCTGTCTGCCGGTGCCGATGTCGAGGTAACGGACAGTCTACGGCAAGATGACGGTGTATCCGGATCGTCTGCTGCTCCGTCAGGAAATGATACCGGCGGCGCCGTGTCGGGGGAACACAACCCGGACAGTCCGGATGCGGCAACTGTTGCCGCGTCCAGGGGAAATGCGGAAAACGGATCGGACCGGAAACAGTGA
- the thiD gene encoding bifunctional hydroxymethylpyrimidine kinase/phosphomethylpyrimidine kinase has protein sequence MIANVLTIAGTDPSGGAGISADLKTFSALGTYGMAAITAVVAQNTVGVRSFQPLDPAFVADQIDAIFDDVTVSAVKIGMVATAGIAEAVASCLSKHPECPVVLDPVMVAKSGDLLLKQDAIAAIRDKLVPIATLITPNLSEAAVLLKKERPDSIDAMKAVLPELHRLGAEWVMLKGGNLPEAASENSIDFLYGKGGTEMLSAPRIRTQNIHGTGCTLSAAIAAYMTRLPLPDSVREAKAYLTEALAESGKLDVGHGHGPVHHFHNLWKSFAAR, from the coding sequence ATGATCGCCAACGTACTGACTATCGCGGGCACAGACCCGAGCGGCGGGGCAGGCATTTCCGCTGATCTGAAAACATTCTCCGCACTTGGAACTTACGGCATGGCCGCCATTACGGCTGTCGTCGCGCAAAATACAGTGGGAGTCCGTTCTTTCCAGCCGCTTGATCCCGCTTTTGTGGCCGACCAGATCGATGCCATTTTCGACGATGTCACCGTTTCCGCCGTCAAGATCGGCATGGTAGCTACCGCCGGCATCGCCGAAGCGGTCGCCTCGTGTCTGTCGAAACATCCTGAATGTCCTGTTGTGCTCGATCCGGTCATGGTAGCGAAAAGTGGCGATCTGCTGCTCAAACAGGATGCTATCGCCGCCATCCGGGACAAGCTGGTACCGATAGCCACCCTCATCACACCAAACCTGTCTGAGGCGGCCGTCCTGCTGAAAAAGGAAAGACCGGACTCCATCGATGCCATGAAAGCCGTTCTGCCGGAACTGCACCGGCTCGGCGCCGAATGGGTCATGCTAAAAGGCGGAAACCTGCCTGAAGCCGCTTCAGAAAACAGCATCGACTTTCTTTACGGAAAAGGCGGAACAGAAATGCTGTCCGCACCGCGTATCCGGACACAGAATATCCACGGAACAGGCTGCACGCTTTCGGCCGCTATCGCCGCTTACATGACCAGACTGCCATTGCCCGACAGTGTCAGAGAGGCCAAGGCCTATCTGACAGAAGCGCTGGCCGAATCCGGAAAACTGGATGTCGGACACGGCCACGGCCCCGTCCACCACTTCCATAACCTCTGGAAATCGTTTGCGGCACGGTAA
- a CDS encoding YgfZ/GcvT domain-containing protein, whose translation MNSIAFPRSCPQDVLESGYVVLLKQTGLLSVEGDDAVRFVHGQLSNDIEHLGPGSVRVAAYCTPQGRMLALFHIWKSGGKVCMMLPRDILPALQKRLQIYILRAKVKLADESDSMAILGIGGRKAETVLSEWFPGLSLALSGKTENETGVLMRVKDAFGAPRYLLAVPSGKLQEMESALSAKLAVCDESGWLLGDIEAGMPQITLPVQDRFIPQMVNLEETGGLSFKKGCYPGQEVIARSQYRGTVKRRMFHGQVKWPEGTAVSALNMAAGADLFDSQGLVCGTVVQSVRRDEKHIDCLAVVQTDAKETGDIHAATPDGPVLTWVPLPYSLTGTGS comes from the coding sequence ATGAATTCCATTGCTTTTCCCCGATCCTGTCCGCAAGACGTTCTCGAGTCCGGTTATGTCGTCCTGCTCAAACAGACCGGCCTGCTTTCCGTCGAAGGTGACGATGCCGTCCGCTTTGTCCACGGTCAGTTGAGTAACGATATCGAGCATCTGGGACCCGGTTCGGTACGGGTGGCGGCCTATTGCACGCCGCAAGGCCGGATGCTGGCGCTTTTCCATATCTGGAAATCGGGAGGGAAAGTGTGCATGATGCTGCCGAGGGATATTCTGCCTGCCCTGCAAAAACGTCTTCAGATTTATATTTTGCGTGCCAAAGTGAAACTGGCCGACGAGAGCGACAGTATGGCGATTCTCGGTATCGGCGGCAGAAAAGCGGAAACCGTCCTGTCGGAGTGGTTTCCCGGCCTGTCTCTGGCCTTGTCCGGAAAGACGGAAAACGAAACGGGGGTTCTGATGCGGGTGAAAGACGCTTTCGGCGCTCCCCGCTATCTTCTGGCCGTTCCTTCCGGCAAGTTGCAGGAAATGGAAAGCGCCCTGTCCGCCAAACTGGCCGTTTGCGACGAGAGTGGCTGGTTGCTGGGCGATATCGAGGCGGGCATGCCGCAAATCACCCTGCCGGTTCAGGATCGTTTCATTCCCCAGATGGTCAATCTGGAAGAAACAGGGGGCCTTTCGTTCAAAAAGGGGTGCTATCCGGGGCAGGAAGTCATCGCGCGCAGCCAGTATCGCGGCACGGTCAAACGCAGGATGTTCCATGGACAGGTTAAATGGCCTGAAGGTACTGCCGTTTCGGCCCTGAATATGGCGGCGGGAGCCGATCTTTTCGATTCGCAGGGACTGGTTTGCGGTACGGTCGTGCAGTCTGTTCGCCGGGATGAAAAGCATATCGATTGCCTTGCCGTTGTGCAGACGGATGCAAAGGAAACGGGAGACATTCATGCCGCAACACCGGATGGTCCCGTTCTCACCTGGGTACCGCTCCCCTATTCCCTGACAGGTACCGGTTCCTGA
- the mltG gene encoding endolytic transglycosylase MltG produces MTGEKKRKICIAAALMAVIAAIVILAFLCWTQLPVFDRGKPVPFEIAPGGTARTVANQLNGQNVPISDTLFVLLVRLSGNSSGLRAGPYELKAGETPARLLEKITKGIFAMESLTIIEGWKFHQMRQAIAKHPGLNHETADLSERELLKRLGLSHHAGEGLFFPDTYLFKKGTPDILIYRLAHDAMMARLNAYWDDRDPGLPYKNPYEALIMASIVEKETAHPADRDMISGVFVNRLKAGMKLQTDPTVIYGMGKKYRGKIRRIDLRTDTPYNTYTRYGLPPTPIALPGKEALEAAFYPAETDALYFVARGDGTSHFSRTLDEHNKAVDKYIR; encoded by the coding sequence ATGACTGGCGAGAAAAAAAGAAAAATATGCATTGCGGCTGCCCTGATGGCAGTCATCGCCGCTATTGTCATACTGGCCTTTCTCTGCTGGACACAATTGCCGGTATTCGACAGGGGGAAACCGGTTCCTTTCGAAATCGCTCCGGGCGGAACGGCCAGAACCGTCGCCAACCAGCTGAATGGCCAAAACGTCCCCATCAGCGATACGCTTTTCGTCCTGCTGGTCCGCCTGTCAGGCAACAGTTCCGGCCTGCGTGCAGGCCCTTATGAACTCAAGGCAGGAGAAACACCGGCCAGACTGCTCGAAAAAATCACCAAAGGCATCTTCGCCATGGAATCGCTGACGATCATCGAAGGCTGGAAATTCCATCAAATGCGGCAGGCCATCGCAAAACACCCCGGACTGAACCACGAAACAGCCGACCTCTCCGAGCGCGAACTGCTGAAAAGACTGGGCCTGAGCCACCATGCCGGAGAAGGGCTTTTTTTCCCGGACACGTATCTTTTCAAAAAAGGAACGCCAGACATCCTGATCTACCGGCTGGCTCACGACGCGATGATGGCACGGCTCAATGCCTATTGGGACGACAGGGACCCCGGACTGCCCTACAAAAATCCGTATGAAGCGCTGATTATGGCATCCATTGTCGAAAAGGAAACCGCCCATCCGGCTGACCGGGACATGATTTCAGGCGTTTTCGTCAACCGGCTGAAAGCCGGCATGAAACTCCAGACCGACCCGACGGTCATTTATGGCATGGGGAAAAAATACCGCGGGAAAATCCGCCGGATCGACTTGCGTACCGACACCCCTTACAATACCTATACCCGGTACGGACTGCCGCCCACCCCGATCGCGTTGCCGGGCAAGGAAGCGCTTGAAGCCGCCTTTTACCCCGCCGAAACGGACGCACTCTATTTCGTGGCCCGCGGAGACGGAACCAGCCATTTTTCCCGCACTCTGGACGAACACAACAAAGCTGTCGACAAATACATACGATGA
- the tmk gene encoding dTMP kinase, which translates to MISSRPHPYPGRFITFEGIDGAGKSTHIDYVTTLLETKNRKVIVTREPGGTGLGEKLRELLLHENMHPETEALLMFAARKEHLEQVIEPAIKRGDWVISDRFTDASFAYQGGGRGLERDKLRQLEHWVHPHLHPDMTFLFDVSPEIAQARLKDARSPDKFEREKAVFFNRVRTEYLHRAGEFPDRFRIIDSSLSIESIRDILKELIGNLG; encoded by the coding sequence ATGATTTCAAGCAGACCCCATCCCTATCCCGGCCGTTTCATCACATTCGAGGGCATTGACGGTGCCGGCAAATCGACCCATATCGACTATGTCACAACGCTTCTGGAAACAAAAAACCGCAAGGTGATCGTCACCCGTGAACCCGGTGGAACCGGACTGGGCGAGAAACTGAGAGAACTGCTCCTTCATGAAAACATGCATCCGGAAACGGAAGCGCTTCTGATGTTCGCCGCCCGGAAAGAACATCTCGAACAGGTCATCGAACCGGCCATAAAACGCGGCGACTGGGTAATCTCCGACCGTTTTACAGACGCATCCTTTGCCTATCAGGGAGGGGGGAGAGGGCTGGAACGCGACAAGCTCCGCCAGCTCGAACACTGGGTTCATCCCCATCTGCATCCCGATATGACTTTCCTGTTCGACGTCTCGCCCGAAATCGCGCAGGCACGGCTGAAAGATGCCCGTTCGCCTGACAAGTTCGAGCGGGAAAAGGCCGTTTTCTTCAATCGTGTCCGCACCGAATATCTCCACCGTGCCGGAGAATTTCCCGACCGGTTCAGAATCATAGACAGTTCGCTTTCCATCGAATCCATCCGTGATATCCTGAAAGAACTGATCGGAAATTTGGGCTGA